The Saliniradius amylolyticus DNA segment GACTTCAGCCCCATCAGTATCTTAGTGGTATCGTCCACACTCGGCTCTACCACATCAATCTTCTGGAAGCGTCGCGCCAGGGCGCGATCTTTTTCGAAGATGCCCTGATACTCCTGGAATGTCGTGGAGCCGATACAGCGCAGCTCACCACTGCTGAGCTTGGGCTTCAGCAAGTTAGACGCATCCATCACTCCGCCCGAAGCGGCGCCAGCGCCGATAATGGTGTGAATTTCATCGATAAACAGGATGGCATGGTCATCCTCAGACAACTCCTTGAGGATGGCCTTAAGGCGTTTTTCAAAATCGCCCCGGTATTTGGTTCCGGCCAGCAGACCGCCCAGATCCAACGAATAAACGGTGGCTTCGGCAATCACCTCGGGCACATCCTCATGGACGATCCGATAGGCCAGACCTTCAGCAATAGCCGTCTTACCCACCCCGGCTTCACCGACCAGCAGCGGGTTGTTCTTGCGACGGCGGCACAACACCTGCACGGTGCGCTCCACTTCCTGATCGCGACCGATAAGAGGGTCGATACGGCCCTCTTTTACTGCCACGTTGAGATTAGTGGAGAACTTGCTTAATACCGACGCGCCTTCTTCCACTTCCACCTCTTCTTCTGCTTCCGATGGATTGAGACCTTCGTCGTCCGACTTGCTCACGCCGTGGGAGATAAAATTCACCACATCCAGACGGGTCACATCGGATTTTTTCAGAATATAAACGGCTTGTGATTCCTGTTCACTGAAAATCGCCACCAGCACATTAGCGCCGGTCACCTCATCTTTCCCGGATGACTGCACATGGAACACCGCACGCTGTAACACCCTCTGGAAGCCAAGAGTTGGCTGAGTTTCGCGATCCGATTCCGGGCCATCCATGATCAGAGGCGTCGTGTCTTTGACAAAATCAGTCAGCTCGGTGCGCATGGCTTCAATATTGGCACCACAGGCCTGCAGCGCTTCATGAGCTGCGGCATTATCCAATAGCGCAAGCAGCAGGTGTTCCACCGTCATAAACTCATGGCGGTGTTCACGGGCAAATACAAACGCCTGATTTAAGGAATGTTCAAGATCTTTATTCAACATACACGCCCCTTACTACTGCTGTGAACGTCTTTATCATGCCGGCTCCATAGAGCACAGCAACGGGTGTTGATGCTTTCTGGCGTATTGATTCACCTGCATCACTTTTGTTTCGGCCACTTCCGAAGTATAGATACCGCACACGGCCTTGCCATCGTAGTGGACGGTTAACATCAACTGATTGGCTTTTTCCGCTGTCAGACTGAAAAACCGCATCAAAACTTCCACCACAAAGTCCATTGGGGTGTAGTCATCATTATTCAAAATGACCTTATACATAGGCGGTGGTTCAACCTTTTTCTTGGTCGATTCCAATAATTTTTCATGGCCTATGGTACTGCTGTCTCTGCTCATACTTTAATAATAGCTGCTATCTTCTGTCCTATTATGTGATCTTTGGCCGCGTAATTAAATGTCAAAATCGCCTTGACAAGATCCGCTCAAAATATCTACATTTCTTGTTGGTTTTGTGATCACAAAACCCGTGTCTCTCTGTTAAGTGGGGGCCATGGATAGACACTTCAAGATGTCAGTGAGAGGAAGTAACAATGGCAGTTGGCAAAGTTAAATGGTTTAACAACGCGAAGGGGTTCGGCTTTATCGTGCCTGAGGAAGGCGGTGAAGACATTTTTGCACACTATTCTACGATTCAGATGGACGGATATCGCTCCCTGAAAGCCGGTCAAGAAGTCAGTTATGAGGTGCAAGAAGGTCCCAAGGGCCTGCACGCCGAAAACATCGAAATCAACGGTGAGCCTCAGCGTTAAACACCAGACCCAAACAAAAAAGCAGATGAAAATTCATCTGCTTTTTTTATGTCTGTTAGTCTCCTCAGCCATCATCGGCTGAGGAGATGCGCAACAACGCTTAGGCGATCATCGCCAATCCTTTGTTAAAGGTCTCGCTGGGGCGCATGGCGTCAAAGCCTTTGTCATCTTCTGGCTTATAGTAGCCGCCGATATCCATACTGCGACCCTGAACACCATTCAACTCATCGACGATCTTAGCTTCGTTCTCGGTTAAGAACTCCGCCACCGGCGTGAAGCGCTCTTTCAGCTCGGCGTCCTGGTCCTGATTCGCCAACTCCTGCGCCCAGTAAAGCGTCAGGTAGAAGTGACTGCCCCGGTTATCCAACTCGTTCACTTTACGCGATGGTGATTTGTTGTTTTCCAGGAAGCTGGAGGTCGCTTTATCCAGTGTATCGGCCAGTACCTGAGCCTTTTTGTTGTCATACACATTGGCCATATGCTCGAAAGAGGCCGCCAGTGCCAAAAACTCACCCAGTGAATCCCAGCGCAGGTGATTCTCTTTTAAGAACTGCTGCACATGTTTAGGCGCAGAGCCACCAGCGCCAGTTTCGAACAATCCACCACCGTTCATCAGGGGCACGATTGACAGCATCTTGGCTGAGGTACCCAACTCCAGAATCGGGAACAGATCGGTGAGGTAGTCACGCAAGACGTTACCAGTCACCGAGATGGTGTCCTTACCGGCCTTAACTCTTTCCAGTGTATGCTGCATGGCGGCTTCCGGGGCCATGATGCGGATATCCAAGCCGTCGGTGTCGTGCTCCTGCAGATAGGTATTGACCTTCTTAACCAACTCGGCGTCGTGAGCACGCTGCTCATTCAGCCAGAATACAGCCGGCATGCCGCTTAAGCGTGAGCGATTCACCGCCAGCTTCACCCAGTCACGTATAGCAACGTCTTTAACCTGGCACATACGCCAGATATCGCCCTGCTCCACATCGTGGGTAAAGATCACGTCACCAGCGCTGTTCAGCACCTGTACCTGACCCGCGGCGGGGATTTCGAAGGTTTTATCATGAGAGCCATATTCTTCGGCTTTCTGGGCCATCAGTCCCACGTTAGGCACGGTGCCCATGGTAGCGGGATCGAACGCGCCATTCTGTTTGCAGAATTCAATGGTTTGCTGATAGATACCGGCGTAACAGCGATCAGGAATCACAAACTTAGTATCCTGCACATCATTGTCTTTGTTCCACATACGGCCTGAGGTACGAATGGCCGCCGGCATGGACGCATCGATGATCACATCGCTGGGAACATGTAGGTTGGTGATGCCGCGATCCGAATCCACCATCGCCATATCCGGGCGCTCGTTGTACAGCGCATCGATATCAGCCTTGATGGCTTGCTGTTTGTCTTGCGGCAAATTGTCCAGCTTAGCGTACAGGTCGCCAATGCCGTTGTTGGGGTTAAAGTCCATGGCTTTCAGCTCGTCGGCGTACTTCTCAAGCACCTCTTTGTAAAACGCTTTGACCGCATGACCGAAGATAATGGGGTCTGAGACCTTCATCATAGTGGCTTTTAAATGCACGGAGAACAGCACGCCTTTTTGTTTGGCGTCCTCGATTTCCTGGCGCAGGAAATCCTGTAACTGAGCGGCGCTCATCTTAGTAGCGTCCACCACCTCACCAGCCAGAACCTTAACGCTGTCTTTCAGGACTTTAGTGTCGCCATCCTGAGTCTTCAGAACGATCTTCAGGCTGTCATCGCTTTCCATCGTGGTGGACAGCTCACTGCCGAAAAAGTCACCGTCGGTCATGTGCGATACATGAGACTTGGAGTCCTCTTCCCATTTACCCATAGAATGAGGGTTGTTTTTAGCGTATTGCTTCACCGAGGCTGGAGCGCGACGGTCGGAATTACCTTCACGCAGCACAGGATTGACCGCACTGCCTTTTACCGAGTCATAGCGTGTCTGAATATCTTTTTCTTCGTCGGTCTTTGGATCGAAAGGATAATCCGGCAGCTTATAGCCTTTTTGCTGCAATTCTTTGATGGCAGCCTGCAACTGAGGAATAGATGCACTGATGTTGGGTAGCTTGATGATGTTCGCTTCCGGCGTCTTCGCCAGCTCGCCCAAGTAGCCCAGATCGTCAGAGGTACGCTGCTCGTCGGTCAAATAGTCGGGGAATACCGCCAGAATACGGCCCGCCAGTGAAATATCACGACTTTCGACGTCTACGCCAGCACTCTTGCTGAATGCTTCCACCACAGGTAGAAAAGAATAGGTCGCCAGTGCAGGCGCCTCATCGGTCTTGGTATAGATAATTTTTGAACTCATGGAATTCCCTAGTTTGGTTAAGGCAAATACGAATGCATAAAAGTTTGGGATGCCTGGGGCAATTATCAAGTCTGCAAACATACCAATACCGGCGCCATATTACAAAGCACACGACTTTGTTACTATCATCCCATTAACTGTAATAACGACAGATGGAGTTGGTTTTGCCTGCCCCACACCGACGATCCAATAAATCCTCAGGCCCCCACAGACCGTACCGGTCAGCAAAGCGCAATTCACACGGGGCCTCACATCAGCCTAAGAAGATTGTGCTGTTTAACAAACCCTTCGACGTTTTAACCCAGTTCACCGACGGTCAGGGCCGGCGAACGCTGAAGGACTTTATTCCCATTGAAGGGATTTACGCCGCCGGACGTTTGGACAAAGACAGCGAAGGCCTGCTGGTGCTGACCAACGACGGAAAACTGCAGCACAAGCTCGCCAACCCTAAACATAAAACCTCCAAGACTTATTGGGTGCAGGTGGAAGGCGCGCCAGATGAAGCAGATCTGGAGCGACTCAGAAAAGGCGTTGAGCTTAAAGATGGCCTGACCAAACCGGCCAAGGTCGAGATCATGGCCGAGCCCGAGCTCTGGCCTCGCCAGCCGCCTGTGCGTTACCGAAAGACCGTGCCGACCACCTGGCTGAGCATCACTCTTACAGAAGGTCGCAATCGGCAGGTACGGCGAATGACGGCCGCCATTGGGCATCCCACCCTGCGTCTGGTGCGCTATCGAATTGGTCAGTGGACCATTGACGGTATCGACAACGGCGACTATTTGTTATTGAAGTAATGGATTTTTTAACAGGACGTCTCCATGGTCAGGCCTCATATTACTGTTGCCACCGTTGTGGAAGCACAGCGGCGTTTCTTACTCGTGGAAGAAAAGATTCAGGGCAAGGTGGTGTTTAACCAACCGGCAGGCCACTTAAAAACAGACGAAGACGTGGTGGATGGCGCCAAACGGGAGTTATGGGAAGAAACCGGGCTCGACTTGTCACCTCAGGCGTTAACCGGCATTTACCTGTTTGATGTGCCTCGGGAAGATCGCTCTTACTTGCGGTTTAACTTCTCCCTGGCTTTGGACGAGCCCGTGGGCACGGCCCCCAGAGATCCCAGCATCATTCGGTGCCACTGGCTGAGCTTAGAACAAATTCGTGAACTGGATGAAGAGAGAAAATTACGCAGCCCACTAGTACTTAGCAGTATTGTCGATTATCTGAAGGGTCACGAATACCCGCTATCCATTCTCCATCGTTTTCTCCCCGCTACTGAACCGTCGTTGTAGGCGACAATTGTCAGGCAAAAAATACCCTATGCCAAAATTGGCCAGACTCTGCTAAAATTCGCGCTCCTTTTTTACAGCATACAGTGGTACTACACTTCCCCTATGGCAGACAACAGTGCGATCAAAGTCATTGTCGGCATGTCCGGCGGCGTCGACTCCTCGGTCTCGGCTTACTTGCTTCAACAGCAGGGTTATGACGTCGAAGGCCTGTTTATGAAAAACTGGGAAGAAGACGATAACGATGAATACTGCGCCGCCGCCGAAGACTTGAAAGACGCTCAGGCTGTGGCTGATAAGCTCGGTATTAAGCTGCGCACCATCAATTTTGCCGCCGAGTACTGGGATAATGTGTTTGAATATTTTCTGGCCGAATATAAGGCTGGCCGCACTCCCAACCCGGATATCATGTGCAACAAGGAAATCAAGTTTAAGGCCTTCTTAGAGTTTGCGGTTGAAGATCTGGGTGCCGACTATATCGCCACGGGGCACTATGTTCGCCGACGTTCTCAGGATGGTCAGTGGCAATTGTTGCGAGGTTTAGACGACAACAAAGATCAGAGCTATTTCCTCTATGGCATTAGTGAACACCAGGTAGCCCAAACATTATTCCCACTTGGTGAACTGGAAAAACCCGAAGTTCGTGCCATTGCCGAACAGCAGGGTCTGATCACTCACGATAAGAAAGACAGCACCGGCATCTGTTTTATTGGCGAGCGCAAGTTTAAGGACTTCTTAAGCCAATACCTGCCTGCCCAGCCAGGCAACATTGAAACGCCGGAAGGGGAAGTGATTGGTCGCCATGACGGCCTGATGTACCACACACTGGGTCAACGTAAAGGCCTGCACATCGGTGGACTGCAAGACTATGGCGATGATCCCTGGTATGTCGTGGCAAAAGACACCGAACGTAACGTGTTGATTGCCGCTCAGGGCAGCGACCATCCCCTGCTCTATTCCGATGGCCTGATCGCCAACCAGTTAGACTGGGTGGATCGCAAAGGCCCCACGGACGAAATTCGCTGTGTGGTAAAAACCCGCTACCGTCAGCACGACATCCCGTGTCGAGTCGTCCCTCAGGACAGTGGCTGTGTGCACGTCCATTTCGACCAACCACAAAAGGCCGTTACTCCGGGTCAATCGGCGGTGTTCTATCAGGACGACGTTTGTCTGGGTGGCGGCATTATCGAACAATATCTGCGTAATCATGACTGAATATAATCGAGACCAATGCCTGGCATTGGCGGGCGTCTGTCAGGCAGCCGCCCTGACTCAGGCGTTTGCCCGCAAAGGGGACGCCGATGAAGCGGCCCTGACAGGCAGCATGAAGAGTATTATAGAGACCGACCCCAGCGATACCGAGTCGGTGTTCGGCGGTATCAGAGGCTTGCATTTAGGGCTGAAGGTACTGGAAAACCAGCTCAGTGACCGTCAGGCCGGTAAGGATGCCGAGCTGACCAAGTATGTTGCCAGCCTGCTGAGCCTGGAACGCAAGCTCAGTCGTCAGTCCAAAGTGATGCAGGCGCTGGGCCAGCGCATTGAGCAGCTTAAACGCCAACAGACGCTTTACGAGTTGCTCGATGAAACCTATCTGGCTAATTTTGCCAGTGTGTATTCCGATGTCATCAGCCCCGCTGGTCCAAAGATCCAGGTTGGCGGCTCCCAGCCTTTACTGAAAAAGCCCAACATTCAGAATCGAATCCGAGCGTCACTGTTGGCCGGGATTCGTGCCGCGGTATTGTGGCGGCAGCTGGGTGGCAAACGCCGCCAAATCCTGTTTCACCGACGTAAAATACATGCCTGTGCTGCTCAGGCGCTTAACCAGATCCCAAGATCCATAGATTAGGAGTCCTCCCATGGAACTAAGTGCATTAACCGCTCTGTGTCCGGTTGATGGCCGATACGGCAATAAGACCATCGAACTGCGGCCCGTTTTCAGCGAATATGGCCTGATTAAATACCGCGTTCAGGTGGAAGTACGTTGGTTACAGATGTTGGCCAGCATTCACCAAATCGGCGAAGTGCCGGCGTTTAGCCAAGCTGCCAATGAACGTCTGAACGCTATCGTGGACAACTTCAGCGAAGCCGATGCCGAACGCATTAAAAACATCGAAGCCACCACCAACCACGATGTCAAAGCGGTCGAGTATTTCTTAAAAGAACAAGTTGCCAATAACGACGAGCTCAACAACGTCACTGAGTTTATTCACTTCGCCTGCACCTCAGAAGACATTAACAACCTGTCTCATGGTCTGATGCTCAAAGAAGCTCGTGAGCAGGTCATCCTGCCCTACTGTGATAAGATTATTGCCGCCATCCGTAAGCTGGCCGAGCAGTTTAAGGCCGTACCGATGATGGCCCGCACTCATGGGCAACCTGCCTCCCCCACCACCATGGGCAAGGAAATGGCCAATGTGATGGTCCGCCTGCAGCGTCAGCGCGATCAGATCGCCGCGGTAGAACTGTTGGGCAAGCTCAATGGTGCGGTAGGCAATTACAATGCGCACCTGTCGGCGTATCCTGAACTGGACTGGCCTGCTATTTCCGAACAGTTTGTGACCTCGCTGGGCATCAGCTGGAATCCCTACACCACTCAGATAGAACCGCATGACTATATTGCTGAGCTATTCGATGCGGTGGCTCGTTTTAATACCATCCTGATCGACTTTGACCGCGATATCTGGGGCTATATCGCTCTGGGCCACTTTAAACAGAAGACCGTGGCGGGTGAAATCGGTTCTTCGACTATGCCACACAAGGTTAACCCCATCGACTTTGAGAACTCCGAGGGTAATCTGGGTATCGCCAATGCTATCTTCGATCATCTGGCGGCCAAGCTGCCTATCTCACGCTGGCAGCGCGATCTGACAGACTCAACGGTATTGCGAAATCTGGGTGTGGGCATGGGCTACTCCCTGATCGCCTATCAGGCGAGCCTCAAAGGCATCAGCAAGTTAGAAGTGAACGAGCAGAGCCTGTTGGATGAGCTGAACAGTAACTGGGAACTGCTGGCCGAGCCGATTCAGACCGTGATGCGCCGCTATGGCATCGAGAAGCCCTACGAGAAACTCAAAGAGCTGACTCGTGGTAAACGGGTTGACCAAAAGGGCATGCAAGAGTTTATCGACAGCCTGGAGCTGCCAGAAGCAGCTAAGGATGAATTAAAACAACTGACTCCGGCCAACTATATTGGCCGCGCTATTCAGTTAACTGAACAACTGCTTGCCTGATTCACTGTTCCATTGCTCCCCGGATTGTCTGATCTATACTCAGACTCCGGGGTCGCAATCAGGGACAGATTACCATGGCGCGATTCAGCCTGTGGCTTAACGCTGGCGTCAAACCGAATCATTCCAGCAACGCCAGTCATATTCGGCTAAGCAATATCATAGCCCTCCTCTTCGCTATCTTGCTCGTATTACAATTGGGCCTTTGCCTGCATTTTTGGTCTGAAGGCGGCCATAGACAGGCAGTGCTGATCGTATTGTACGCCTCGCTTTGTACTGCTATCCCGCTACTCAATCACTACCTCAGGCCCTTTTACGGACGTTGGGCACTGATCCTGCTATTTATCACTTATATACTGCAGACCAGCGGCCACCTGGGGCGATTGAGCCACAGTCACGATTTTTTGTTAATGGGTCTGTTTTTGTGCCCGTTTCTGTTTTCTGGCCAGCAACGGCTGGAAATCGCCTTAGCACTGCTACTTCTCACCGCAAGCTATGCCGCTGTTGAACTTAGCCCGTCAACAGTATTCAGCGCTCAGACATCCATTGATTACCAGCAAACGGTCGCCGGGTTGAACCGCATCAGCTTTGCGCTGGCAGCGCTGTTAGCCGCCTATCTGATCCACCAGGATCACCACAAAAGTTGGCAGAGACTGGCCTTTGAGCAGCAACGTTCGGAAAGTCTGTTATTGAGTATCCTGCCCAAACCCATTGCCAGGCGTTTGCAGACATCTCGCCAGCCAGTGGCCGACTATTTTGATAACGCAACCGTACTGTTCACCGATATCGAAGGCTTCAGTGAAATCAGCAAGACCCGCGCACCGACGGAATTAGTCGATTATCTAAACACTATCTACAGCGCTTTCGATCACCTGTTAGAACAACACGGGCTGGAGAAAATCAAGACGAATGGCGATGAGTATATGGCCGTTTCAGGTGTGCCGGTGCCGAATGATGATCATGCACAACGCTGCTGCCGCTGTGCCATCGCCATGCTGGACACCTATAACGACATCACTCACCGTTATGGGCTGGCAAACGGTCTGCGTATCGGCATTAATAGTGGCGAATTAGTGGCCGGAATCATTGGTAAATACAGATTCAGCTACGATATTTGGGGAGATAACGTGAACCTGGCTTCCCGCATGGAAAGCCAGGGTGTCAGTCAGCAGATTCAGGTATCTGAAGCCACCTATAGGCTGTGCAAAGACCAGTTCAGCTTTATCGACAAGGGTCAGATCCACGTAAAGGGCATGGGCCGACAACGGGTTTATTGGTTAGACCAAAACTCCTCGCGGCTCGCCAGCGCATAGAGGTTTTCTGCCTTGGTTTCCAGTATCTGGGCAAAACGCTCCTGTTCTTCGGTGGGCGACTCCATGCCTCGAAGGTTTGACGCCTTCATCTGCCAGTTCAGGGAAAAGTGCTTGATGGCGGCACGAGCATCTTCGGCGGCCGACTCGGTAACCACATCCGCAGGCAGATCGCCACCAATGACCCAGTACCCCTGTTTCTTGTTATCTTTGAGCTTCCATACCGCCACCAAAGGTGGCAGATAGCGGCTTTCTTCCGCCACCACCGAATCCACTAAAATACCCTGCTCAGCCAAAAATTTATTGGCATTTTGAAACTGTTCACGAACCCACTGACTGATTTCTTCCTGGGTCTTAGGCTGGGTTTGTTCTGTCATCTTTTGCTTCCTGTAGTAGTTGTAATAATGCTTGAATGGGGTGCTTAGGCTTAAAGCTGGCAAACCGCTGTACCTGACTGCGGCACGAGTAACCGGTAGCCAATACCTGATCGGGGTTACAGTCGGCAAGCTTAGGTTGCCAACCTAACTCAAACAATCCCCGGGACTGATCGAGGTGACTGGCCTCATGGCCATAGGTACCAGCCATACCACAACAGCCCACAGATATCGGGGTTAACTGAGCCCCCAGCTTCGAGAAGACCTGCTGCCATTGCTTTTCGCTGGCGGGCAACGCCGTTTTTTCCGTACAGTGAGCAAAGAGCGCAAACTCTTTGTCCTTAACGCTCAGCTCTGGCAATTCAACGCCTTGAAGCCATTCATGCGCCAATAGTACCTGAAAATCACCGCGCTGCTCACCTAGTACCTGCTGGTATTCATCGCGGTAACAGAGTACCAAGGAGGCATCCATGCCGATCATGGGTATCTTTAAGTGATGTACCTGGTTTAGGAACTCCGCCGCCGTCTTGGCGGTATCGGCAAACTGACGTAAGAAACCTTTCACGTGCTGAGGTTTACCATTAGGCACAAAAGGTAAGACCACCGGCTGATAACCCAGTCGCTCAACCAGGCTGGCGAAATCGGCCACCAGTTGAGCCTCGTAAAAGCTGGTAAAAGGGTCCTGCACGATCAGTACATGCTTCTGTCGCTGTTCATCCGGTAGCTGCTGTAACTGCGCCAGATCGAATTCAGGCAGGTTACGGGTATGATCGGCCAATGTGGGCGTCGATAACACCGGCGTATCTACATAACCCAACACTTTTTTGAGCAGCCAGCGACTCGGCGGTAGCTGGGTAAAGGTATTAACCAATCGCGGCATCTTCGCTAGTCTGGGGGCCATTTTCTCAATATTGGCCACCATATAGTCCTTTAGCGGCCTGGCATAGCGCTGGTAATACAGATTCAAAAAACGCGCCCGAAACGAGGGAACATCCACGTTTACCGGACACTGGCTGGCACAGGCCTTACAGGCCAGACAACCATCCATGACCTCCCTCACCTCATGAGAAAAATCGGCGTCATTGGCCGACGCGCGGCTATTGCGCCAGCGTTGCCACCAGGAGGGCATGGCCTGCTTCTCCAGCGCATCCGGGTCCAGGTTCTGCCCACTGAGCAGTCTCAGCCACTCTCGCACCATGCCTGCCCGGCCTTTGGGACTATGTCTTCGGTCACCGGTGATTTTAAATGAAGGGCACATGGGCGAAGCAGCATCATAGTTAAAGCACAGGCCATTGCCGTTGCAGTCCATGGCAGGTCGGTAGCTGTCTCTGACCGCAATGGGAATTTGCTTATCAAAGTGCGCCCGCTTGGTATCACTGACCTTCACCAATTCGGCCTCACTGCCATAAGGAGTACAGATCTTCCCTGGGTTCATCTGGTTATGGGGATCAAAGACGGCCTTGATCTTACGCAGCTCGGTAAACAGTTCCTCACCGAAAAACTCCGGCCCATATTCGCTGCGATACCCCTTGCCGTGCTCACCCCACATCAGTCCACCGTATTTGGCGACCAGCGCCACCACTTCGTCGGAAATGCTGTGCATCAGCGCTTCCTGCTCAGGATCGCACAGGTCCAGCGCCGGGCGAACGTGCAAGACTCCAGCATCCACGTGACCAAACATGCCGTAATTCAGCCCCTTGCTGTCCAGCAAAGCGCGAAATTCCATAATAAAGTCAGCCAGATTCTCCGGCGGCACCGCCGTATCCTCAGCAAAGGCAAGCGGTTTCTGGCGACCCTTGGTTTTGCCTAACAGGCCAACGGCTTTCTTACGCATGGCGTAAATCTTACCGATTTCGGCGCTCTCATAGGTTATCTGATAGCCGATAACACCGTTTTTCTGCTGTTTGATATCAGCATCCAGTCGCTGTTTCAGCTCGGTGATTTTGTCATCCATATCGGCCTGTTCGCTGGCGTTATATTCCACCATATTCAGGCCTTGCAGCTCCTTGCCGGGAACATCCTGAATCAGGTCACTGACCTCATGCCAGATGATGTCTTCGCGAGCCAGATTCAAAACTTTAGAGTCCACCGTCTCCACCGAGGTGGCTCTGGCCTCAACCATCTGTGGCGCATGAC contains these protein-coding regions:
- a CDS encoding FAD-binding and (Fe-S)-binding domain-containing protein, which gives rise to MLPRIHSDAALQQHFKDYLTQLAEQGFQGDIETGYSNRLAVATDNSVYQRLPQAVIHPKDVKDLCLIGRLGKVYPKVSFSARGGGTGTNGQSLTSGIVVDLSRHMNKILEFNQQEGWVRVQAGVVKDQLNAFLKPYGYFFAPDLSTSNRATIGGMINTDASGQGSLVYGKTSDHVLALRSVLADGRVLDTQPMATETVETQGEQLPERSIYQQVLTSCRDKREQILAKFPRMNRFLTGYDLEHVFNDDLSQFDLSRVITGSEGSLAFVAEAKLNVTPIARCKALANVKYDSFESALRHAPQMVEARATSVETVDSKVLNLAREDIIWHEVSDLIQDVPGKELQGLNMVEYNASEQADMDDKITELKQRLDADIKQQKNGVIGYQITYESAEIGKIYAMRKKAVGLLGKTKGRQKPLAFAEDTAVPPENLADFIMEFRALLDSKGLNYGMFGHVDAGVLHVRPALDLCDPEQEALMHSISDEVVALVAKYGGLMWGEHGKGYRSEYGPEFFGEELFTELRKIKAVFDPHNQMNPGKICTPYGSEAELVKVSDTKRAHFDKQIPIAVRDSYRPAMDCNGNGLCFNYDAASPMCPSFKITGDRRHSPKGRAGMVREWLRLLSGQNLDPDALEKQAMPSWWQRWRNSRASANDADFSHEVREVMDGCLACKACASQCPVNVDVPSFRARFLNLYYQRYARPLKDYMVANIEKMAPRLAKMPRLVNTFTQLPPSRWLLKKVLGYVDTPVLSTPTLADHTRNLPEFDLAQLQQLPDEQRQKHVLIVQDPFTSFYEAQLVADFASLVERLGYQPVVLPFVPNGKPQHVKGFLRQFADTAKTAAEFLNQVHHLKIPMIGMDASLVLCYRDEYQQVLGEQRGDFQVLLAHEWLQGVELPELSVKDKEFALFAHCTEKTALPASEKQWQQVFSKLGAQLTPISVGCCGMAGTYGHEASHLDQSRGLFELGWQPKLADCNPDQVLATGYSCRSQVQRFASFKPKHPIQALLQLLQEAKDDRTNPA